One genomic window of Equus caballus isolate H_3958 breed thoroughbred chromosome 6, TB-T2T, whole genome shotgun sequence includes the following:
- the OR6C323 gene encoding olfactory receptor 6C2, with product MKNQTITTFILLGLTDDPRLQIPIFMFLFLSYMVSITGNLTIMSLTLVDCHLKTPMYFFLQNFAFLETAFTSACIPRYLYNIATGDRTIKYNICIIQVFFIDVFGVTEFFLLATMSYDRYVAICKPLHYLTIMSSRVCRRLVLCCWMSGLLIIIPPLILFLNLKFCDSNVIDHYLCDSFPILKISCSDTWLIEQLVIVCAVLTFILTLVCVAVSYIFIIKTILRFPSALQKKRAFSTCSSHMIVVSITYGSCIFIYIKPSAKESVVINKGVTVLITSIAPMLNPFIYTLRNKQVRQAFSNSFKKIALVSKNLRMFMSRNKILS from the coding sequence ATGAAAAACCAGACAATAACAACCTTCATCTTGTTGGGATTGACGGATGACCCTCGACTTCAGATTCCaatttttatgtttctattcCTCAGCTACATGGTAAGTATAACTGGAAACTTGACCATCATGTCACTCACTTTAGTGGACTGCCACCTTAAAACACCCATGTACTTTTTTCTAcagaattttgcctttttagaaACTGCATTTACATCGGCTTGTATCCCTAGGTATTTGTACAACATAGCAACAGGCGACAGGacaattaaatataatatttgtattattcaAGTGTTTTTCATTGATGTCTTTGGAGTAACAGAATTTTTTCTCTTGGCCAccatgtcctatgaccgctatgtggccatctgtaagcccctTCATTACCTGACCATCATGAGCAGCAGAGTCTGCAGGAGGCTTGTCCTCTGCTGTTGGATGTCTGGCTTGTTGATCATAATCCCCCCACTTATTCTGTTCCTAAATTTGAAATTCTGTGACTCCAATGTCATTGATCATTATTTATGTGATTCATTTCCTATCTTGAAGATTTCATGCTCAGACACGTGGCTCATAGAGCAGTTGGTTATTGTCTGTGCTGTGCTAACTTTCATTTTGACCCTTGTGTGTGTTGCTGTGTCTTACATTTTCATCATCAAGACCATTCTAAGATTCCCCTCTGCACTGCAAAAGAAAAGGGCTTTTTCCACCTGTTCTTCTCACATGATTGTGGTTTCCATCACCTACGGAAGCTGTATCTTCATCTATATCAAACCTTCAGCAAAGGAATCAGTGGTCATTAATAAGGGTGTGACAGTGCTAATCACATCCATTGCTCCTATGTTGAACCCATTCATATACACTCTGAGAAACAAACAAGTGAGACAAGCCTTCAGTAATTCCTTCAAAAAAATTGCACTTGTCTCAAAGAATTTGAGAATGTTCATgtccagaaataaaatattaagctAA